One part of the Drosophila teissieri strain GT53w chromosome 3R, Prin_Dtei_1.1, whole genome shotgun sequence genome encodes these proteins:
- the LOC122622138 gene encoding uncharacterized protein LOC122622138, protein MWSNFEASSLEDETISNIFSSRGIFQISSEEEVNNYPDVMASVQCGKMVIGIDKSLLLLEDELVAKCSFLAFGAAIEAIAISTSGNLIVCGLSDGEVHGVFIKGLLLFSVAVNLEDVSLTGGTFRSIHQLDQRFYFTCKNGSIYSLSDIDETSLETLGNMSLNENETIACEKALLEDVTIHRLSKGKSSTNVDCAVLLKRMVAGNISSENNQDELGKHPGLVVTGDHSTINFRNAGNDVTRINLPAQYGSLKQIFNLEHYIIALTNSGHLVDICPYTRTVHLCQTSQQNKLLIEDLLVMECSEENIELLVLTKSTDEGRFIKIVEYPTLIVKNEVEVPDHAWLVRQPKCAVNLYYLAAKKVNQSSIPSVVEMMLVSETDPSDRFKKLICKGRLEEAEEFGLQFELCLQPIYEAKAKRILVELCNSNSQNDASGVDNKFQNLLQLLSQVESKAFIKSHRMINLNSRHILERYLREVKKRLSFEDDEEDMLEIDEQLHRLKTLAIIDPYECNTDWQKFIYDNNLVRMVKSLFNTDMPTACLIWRRHSSSILPLLNEDELRTLLGFIPSNTKPFNVVQWLRQFIPMVSNTHPSIMPFITDWSIEMTRNLQYSPHWPDIGLEFCTKILDIFEEIQFTYSDVRRQQERNVGKLRDLVNALQDLSVLKTNYNMGFTLDNYMQDSIDATALSILQHVQLDKLQRLVKNFMYPIFQEKGRQPLDVIKQYISQLVASRQSSSTWLERAMACIELLHNEDSRLECALSVLQNAPVPWPDTLAPLIRLRTSTHPLAVKINAEYEIQVIKIMKVKYGWPADSSDINLELFMMRIVKLNLPDMLDDISALTKAAPDISTSANSNCCYQMARRGQIEMAYEFFKTLNGEKNSKNGKEVVEIIANILENSSSASFESDIEVQEHLNVLELFKLFLPHVESVYERRYLVIKHRFRLRKFGISLSCSSELIPLHRRHCLLDEAIERIIERAQATLNVSAFIASETSELCTALGLSKVFGLNRICQRIGCLPLSCALAFHVISFIDCVPANAGEFVNLALELLVQQIENARGKNQETASSLQLINESDPLSFYLAYDLLTSALLHETSRRRDLVELIKYIRVAVIHYPLDAMKTHYDGKEQAVNEHICRALDGVSVAMGETTINFSSALNGSFDVKTLQVPTTTKKRYSVSMFDEVEVQPIQQLPQKKSVGGHMAIVKFLARTLLLMVIETEPNNSLLMQVRHGLSEDTKADVESACADFFLSLEHLTKVKEHDVWYVMSQYLLDFQKQNCRKKRIINEGFITLQLRRILRNAMGNKDVNFIELFTMLVVDSEALALLEKLSVEVKTDLQRINFLTLSAMYHEYIEDLDNVQMIRTKRLKLYYYLEFCQQDQRIKGKFNADMDNVEDLLKEFHNKQLDVQLLERMSKDFGFDYQKILITQILSILSAQELRFEVKRDTFGDEELVMLSSAQEMRDMCQPYINEINNVELFTSKLKHFIEDINIYFYELYMCVINILMYFDSAPKEMDIWMNILHFLRHKMITRRRNRPGQVETDMWLKSQRENGVMPKISRYRLPFKPIVEQPLKDILDSELNVDNCQSWFPLIQMYTALKGSKDSSQNCDYFCMSAVKNSISEYKSKNESESWSLHPTNNAFLQSILRLVENVNNPNKAFLILYFVSNYARDGADQVEASYECWKFVKEKGHLITDPKSRDQVAKVKRRYPIQKTQHLLYVYGLTDEKLLRQVENPTELIQALYHHELILKSSKVDINALVAEIAKLHDLCLATIQYRLLQKWLSLTMESAGDGTILEETFMEEQNWPEQANGAECSSSQDASENVNRAFYILSSWAKAEAVKFLVGLIFKGGSVNTSTQLQMYECYSKLNDGSNSFTNTISQRQFISIKCVHELKALGYKSNLEKFSDDHCNKIDILKMIWQRNAQNPLSLEVMANICLGFDIHLPQIWNGILKRMVMFHMVRELNALLDVLSCRPHLLHLDGLAQAWDYVLCHPLQNAVESRSFQQEELLHKTLLRLQGCPVVHALNLVQFAQHCIVVHRPHMAAALLSFCQSSEQRQKIKKMIHSHPVENLRQQILDLEDAGLLPVVLNFALKELNL, encoded by the exons ATGTGGAGCAACTTCGAGGCGTCCTCCCTGGAGGATGAAACCATCTCCAACATATTCTCGTCGCGAGGCATCTTCCAAATAAGCAGTGAAGAGGAA GTAAACAATTACCCGGATGTTATGGCCTCCGTGCAGTGCGGCAAGATGGTCATTGGCATCGACAAGAGCCTTTTGCTCCTGGAGGACGAACTGGTGGCCAAGTGCAGCTTCCTGGCATTCGGGGCCGCCATTGaggccattgccatttccacaAGTGGGAACCTTATTGTCTGCGGCCTCAGCGATGGCGAAGTTCACGGGGTTTTCATCAAGGGTCTGCTCCTGTTCAGCGTCGCTGTCAATCTAGAGGATGTGAGCCTAACCGGCGGGACCTTCCGGAGCATTCATCAACTGGATCAGCGGTTCTACTTTACCTGTAAGAATGGAAGCATCTACAG TTTAAGCGACATTGATGAGACCAGCTTGGAGACGTTAGGCAATATGAGCctaaatgaaaacgaaactaTAGCTTGCGAAAAGGCCCTGCTCGAGGACGTTACCATTCACCGTCTTTCCAAGGGGAAGTCCTCCACCAACGTGGACTGTGCAGTGCTGCTCAAGCGGATGGTGGCCGGCAACATCAGTTCCGAGAACAATCAGGATGAACTGGGGAAGCATCCCGGTCTAGTTGTTACTGGAGATCATAGCACGATTAACTTTAGAAATGCGGGCAATGACGTGACCCGCATAAATTTGCCCGCTCAGTATGGCAGTCTTAAGCAGATCTTCAACTTGGAGCACTATAT TATTGCACTCACCAATTCCGGCCACTTGGTGGACATTTGTCCATACACTCGCACAGTTCATTTGTGTCAAACTTCCCAACAAAATAAACTGCTCATCGAGGATCTGCTGGTTATGGAGTGCAGCGAAGAGAACATTGAGCTACTGGTGCTGACGAAGTCAACGGACGAAGGACGCTTCATTAAAATAGTGGAGTACCCAA CGCTTATTGTCAAAAATGAGGTAGAAGTTCCTGATCACGCATGGCTCGTGCGTCAGCCAAAGTGTGCGGTCAATCTGTATTATCTGGCTGCCAAGAAAGTCAACCAGAGCAGCATACCCTCCGTGGTGGAGATGATGCTCGTTTCAGAGACCGACCCCAGTGATCGTTTTAAGAAGTTGATTTGCAAGGGGCGATTGGAGGAGGCGGAG GAATTTGGCCTGCAGTTTGAGCTGTGCCTCCAACCCATCTACGAAGCCAAAGCGAAACGCATTCTGGTCGAGCTTTGCAACTCGAATTCCCAAAACGACGCCTCCGGGGTGGATAATAAATTCCAAAACTTGCTGCAATTGTTATCTCAAGTGGAAAGTAAGGCATTCATAAAGAGCCATCGCATGATCAACTTGAACTCCAGACACATCCTCGAACGCTATCTTCGCGAGGTCAAGAAGCGGTTGAGTTtcgaggacgacgaggaggacatGTTGGAAATCGACGAGCAACTGCACCGCCTTAAAACTCTGGCCATAATAGATCCCTACGAATGCAACACAGATTGGCAGAAGTTTATTTACGATAACAACTTGGTCAGGATGGTCAAGTCGCTATTCAACACCGATATGCCCACGGCCTGTCTCATTTGGCGTCGGCATTCGAGCAGCATTCTGCCGCTGCTAAACGAAGACGAGTTGCGCACGCTTTTAGGATTTATTCCGAGCAACACCAAGCCCTTCAACGTTGTCCAGTGGTTGCGTCAGTTCATTCCGATGGTCAGCAACACTCATCCCAGCATAATGCCCTTTATAACCGACTGGAGCATTGAGATGACGCGGAATCTGCAGTACAGTCCACATTGGCCGGATATCGGACTGGAGTTCTGCACTAAGATACTGGACATTTTTGAGGAGATCCAGTTCACTTACTC CGATGTGCGGCGACAGCAGGAGCGCAACGTTGGAAAACTTCGGGATCTTGTCAACGCACTGCAGGATCTTTCAGTGCTTAAGACCAACTATAACATGGGCTTTACACTGGACAACTACATGCAGGACTCCATTGACGCCACTGCTTTAAGCATTTTGCAGCACGTTCAACTAGATAAGCTTCAGCGCCTGGTGAAGAACTTCATGTACCCGATCTTCCAGGAGAAGGGACGTCAGCCACTCGACGTGATCAAACAGTACATATCACAGTTAGTAGCCAGTCGGCAATCTTCTAGTACATGGCTGGAACGGGCGATGGCTTGCATTGAGCTGCTTCACAATGAGGACAGCCGTTTGGAGTGCGCCTTGTCTGTGCTGCAAAACGCACCCGTGCCTTGGCCGGATACGCTAGCTCCTCTCATCAGGCTGCGAACTTCCACTCATCCATTGGCCGTGAAGATCAATGCAGAGTATGAAATTCAGGTGATCAAGATCATGAAGGTCAAGTACGGCTGGCCGGCTGACAGCTCTGATATCAACCTGGAGCTTTTCATGATGCGCATTGTGAAGCTGAACCTTCCGGACATGCTGGACGACATCAGCGCCCTCACCAAGGCGGCGCCGGACATTTCAACTAGTGCCAACTCTAACTGCTGCTACCAAATGGCGCGCAGAGGACAAATTGAGATGGCTTATGAATTCTTTAAGACGCTGAATGGCGAGAAGAATTCGAAGAACGGAAAGGAAGTGGTGGAGATCATTGCTAACATCTTGGAGAACAGCTCCTCTGCCTCGTTTGAAAGTGATATCGAGGTGCAGGAGCATCTAAACGTCCTAGAGCTTTTTAAGTTGTTCTTGCCACATGTTGAATCCGTTTATGAGCGCCGCTACCTCGTGATCAAACATCGTTTCCGCCTAAGGAAGTTCGGCATTTCTTTGAGCTGTAGCAGCGAACTTATACCGCTGCACAGACGTCATTGCCTACTGGATGAGGCCATTGAAAGGATAATTGAGCGGGCACAGGCCACGCTGAACGTGTCCGCTTTTATAGCCAGTGAAACAAGTGAACTGTGTACGGCTCTCGGTCTTTCAAAAGTATTTGGTCTGAACCGCATTTGCCAACGGATTGGGTGCCTTCCCCTCAGCTGCGCCCTGGCTTTTCATGTAATAAGCTTCATCGACTGTGTGCCCGCCAATGCCGGCGAGTTCGTCAATCTTGCACTTGAGCTGCTGGTTCAGCAAATAGAAAACGCCAGGGGAAAGAATCAGG AAACGGCATCCTCGCTGCAGTTGATCAATGAGAGCGATCCGCTTAGCTTTTATTTAGCGTACGACCTGCTCACATCCGCCCTTCTCCACGAAACCAGCCGTCGTCGTGATCTGGTTGAACTCATCAAATACATTCGCGTGGCCGTAATCCACTACCCGCTAGACGCCATGAAGACTCACTACGACGGCAAGGAGCAGGCCGTCAACGAGCACATTTGCCGGGCCCTCGATGGAGTTTCGGTAGCCATGGGCGAGACCACAATAAACTTCAGCAGTGCTCTTAACGGATCCTTTGACGTAAAGACTCTACAGGTTCCGACGACTACGAAGAAGCGCTACTCGGTATCCATGTTTGATGAGGTAGAAGTGCAGCCTATCCAGCAACTGCCTCAGAAG AAAAGCGTCGGGGGTCACATGGCAATAGTGAAGTTCCTGGCCCGCACCCTGCTGCTCATGGTAATCGAAACGGAGCCAAACAACTCATTGTTGATGCAGGTTCGCCATGGACTGTCGGAGGACACAAAGGCGGATGTCGAAAGTGCTTGCGCTGACTTCTTTCTGTCACTGGAACACTTGACGAAGGTGAAGGAGCATGACGTTTGGTACGTTATGTCGCAGTATCTGCTGGACTTTCAGAAGCAAAACTGCCGGAAGAAGCGGATTATCAACGAGGGCTTCATTACGCTCCAGCTGCGCCGCATACTGCGAAATGCGATGGGAAACAAGGATGTGAACTTCATAGAGCTTTTCACCATGTTGGTGGTGGACAGCGAGGCACTAGCGCTACTGGAAAAGCTCTCCGTTGAAGTGAAAACCGATCTGCAAAGAATCAACTTCCTCACATTATCCGCTATGTACCACGAGTATATCGAAGACTTGGACAACGTGCAAATGATACGCACCAA AAGATTGAAACTCTACTATTATCTAGAGTTCTGCCAGCAGGATCAAAGAATAAAGGGCAAGTTCAATGCTGACATGGACAACGTAGAGGACCTGCTGAAGGAATTTCACAATAAACAACTTGACGTTCAGCTTTTGGAACGCATGAGCAAGGACTTTGGGTTCGACTATCAGAAGATTCTCATTACCCAGATACTAAGCATTCTGAGTGCCCAGGAGCTGCGCTTCGAGGTGAAGAGGGATACCTTCGGGGACGAGGAACTGGTTATGCTAAGCAGTGCCCAGGAAATGCGCGATATGTGCCAACCGTACATTAATGAAATCAATAACGTCGAGCTCTTTACTTCCAAGTTAAAGCACTTCATTGAAGAC ATCAACATTTATTTCTACGAGTTGTACATGTGTGTGATCAACATTCTCATGTACTTCGATTCGGCTCCCAAGGAAATGGATATTTGGATGAACATATTGCACTTCCTGAGGCACAAGATGATCACCAGGAGACGTAATCGGCCAGGTCAGGTGGAGACCGACATGTGGCTCAAATCACAAAGGGAAAATGGCGTTATGCCGAAGATATCACGATATCGCCTGCCTTTCAAGCCCATCGTAGAGCAACCTCTTAAGGATATTCTGG ACAGCGAACTAAACGTGGACAACTGCCAAAGCTGGTTTCCACTGATTCAGATGTACACGGCTTTAAAGGGATCCAAGGATAGTTCCCAGAACTGTGATTATTTCTGCATGTCGGCAGTAAAGAACTCGATATCGGAATACAAGTCGAAGAATGAATCGGAATCCTGGAGTCTGCATCCCACGAATAATGCTTTCCTGCAGTCTATACTACGCCTGGTCGAGAACGTGAACAACCCAAACAAGGCATTTCTAATACTGTACTTCGTGTCCAACTATGCTCGTGATGGAGCTGATCAGGTGGAAGCCTCCTACGAGTGCTGGAAGTTTGTCAAGGAGAAAGGCCACCTGATTACTGATCCAAAGAGTCGCGATCAGGTTGCCAAGGTGAAGCGACGGTATCCCATACAGAAGACCCAGCACCTGCTGTATGTCTATGGCCTAACCGATGAAAAGCTGTTACGCCAGGTTGAGAACCCCACCGAGCTAATTCAGGCGCTTTACCACCACGAGCTGATCCTCAAGTCCAGCAAAGTAGACATTAACGCCCTGGTCGCGGAGATAGCCAAGCTACATGACCTCTGCTTAGCCACCATACAGTACCGCCTGCTTCAGAAGTGGCTCTCACTGACTATGGAGTCGGCGGGTGACGGTACCATTTTGGAAGAGACTTTCATGGAGGAGCAGAACTGGCCGGAGCAGGCCAACGGCGCGGAATGCTCGAGCAGCCAGGACGCCAGCGAGAATGTGAATAGAGCGTTCTACATACTTTCCAGTTGGGCAAAGGCGGAGGCTGTCAAGTTCCTTGTGGGTCTGATCTTCAAGGGCGG CTCGGTAAACACCTCCACGCAGCTGCAAATGTACGAGTGCTATTCCAAGCTAAACGATGGCAGCAACTCTTTCACCAACACGATCAGCCAACGCCAGTTCATCAGCATCAAGTGTGTGCACGAGCTCAAGGCTCTGGGCTACAAGTCTAACCTGGAGAAGTTCTCCGACGACCATTGCAACAAGATTGACATTTTGAAGATGATCTGGCAGCGTAATGCGCAGAATCCTCTTTCGCTGGAGGTGATGGCCAACATTTGCCTGGGCTTTGATATACACCTGCCGCAAATCTGGAACGGCATTCTGAAGCGCATGGTCATGTTTCATATGGTGCGCGAGCTGAACGCCTTGTTGGATGTACTCAGCTGCCGGCCGCATCTGCTTCACCTGGATGGACTCGCCCAGGCCTGGGACTATGTGCTCTGCCATCCTCTGCAGAACGCAGTCGAGTCACGTTCTTTTCAGCAGGAAGAGCTGCTCCACAAGACGCTGCTGCGCCTGCAGGGCTGTCCGGTGGTACACGCCCTTAATCTGGTGCAGTTCGCCCAGCACTGCATCGTCGTCCATCGACCCCACATGGCCGCCGCTCTACTTAGCTTCTGCCAGAGCTCCGAGCAACGGCAGAAGATCAAAAAG ATGATACATTCCCATCCGGTAGAGAACCTTCGACAACAGATCCTAGATCTGGAGGATGCTGGTCTTTTGCCGGTGGTTCTGAACTTTGCGCTCAAGGAATTGAATCTGTAA
- the LOC122619151 gene encoding acyl-coenzyme A thioesterase 9, mitochondrial, whose protein sequence is MLRSLMGAQKCWGMIRTRNFMELATKQAPASFAMSKRHYSPPTHIKQSAAANDSGTMAEIKQEMMKRLGLEPGYNPLPKSREQLLKYQPKLEDLPPRAMQDSFTTAIIPLSTDRTLQDKYVTYLGNVRLGRLLEDMDMFAAWCCHKHLVLPNLPEGVHLPYTFVTILVDRIDFTNVLASGTQDIRLSGHVSWVGTSSIEVVVWLEQLVDGRYQKLTRALFLMAARNATNTGAAPVNPIQPANEEEKVILAGGADRKKKRQILCAQSIFKVEPNDPEQTLMYELYKRTTPTHTLELNKRILPPNCRWMEDSFQMSTIPSFPEHRNHHNRVFGGFLMRSALEISWAAAYLYCKTRPKLEHISDISFEKPVSVNSFIKMTAYVVYTKEKYVQIMTVADVLDTETGSQVTTNTFYYTFSSPDTVTEVLPRSYHETMWYIQGRRKFEASMSPV, encoded by the exons ATGCTGCGTTCTTTGATGGGAGCACAAAAGTGCTGGGGCATGATCCGCACCAGGAACTTCATGGAACTAGCCACCAAACAGGCACCAGCATCGTTTGCAATGTCCAA GCGTCACTACTCACCGCCCACGCATATCAAGCAATCAGCGGCCGCCAATGATTCCGGAACCATGGCGGAGA TCAAGCAGGAGATGATGAAGCGATTGGGGCTGGAGCCCGGCTACAATCCGCTGCCCAAGTCCAGGGAGCAGCTGCTCAAGTACCAACCAAAGCTGGAGGACCTGCCCCCTAGAGCCATGCAGGATTCCTTCACCACGGCCATCATTCCTCTAAGCACGGACCGCACTCTGCAGGACAAATATGTGACCTATCTGGGCAATGTGCGACTTGGCCGCCTGCTGGAGGACATGGACATGTTTGCGG CTTGGTGTTGCCATAAGCACCTGGTGCTGCCCAATCTGCCGGAGGGAGTTCATCTGCCGTACACATTTGTGACCATCCTGGTGGACCGCATCGACTTCACCAATGTGTTGGCTTCAGGAACCCAAGATATCCGTTTGTCTGGGCACGTTTCTTGGGTGGGAACCAGTTCTATTGAGGTGGTGGTGTGGCTGGAGCAGCTGGTTGACGGAAGGTACCAAAAGTTAACCCGCGCCTTGTTCCTAATGGCAGCAAGAAATGCTACCAATACGGGAGCGGCTCCTGTGAACCCCATACAGCCGGCAAATGAGGAGGAGAAAGTGATCCTGGCTGGCGGCGCAGATAGAAAGAAGAAACGTCAGATTCTCTGTGCTCAGTCCATCTTCAAGGTGGAACCCAATGATCCGGAGCAGACTCTTATGTACGAGCTGTACAAAAGGACCACTCCCACCCACACCTTGGAGCTGAACAAGCGCATCCTGCCGCCAAACTGTCGCTGGATGGAGGACTCTTTTCAGATGAGCACCATTCCTTCATTCCCGGAGCACAGGAATCACCACAACCGGGTCTTTGGAGGCTTTCTCATGCGCAGTGCCTTGGAGATAAGCTGGGCAGCAGCTTACCTCTACTGCAAAACGCGACCCAAACTGGAGCACATCTCCGACATTAGTTTCGAGAAGCCCGTGAGCGTGAACAGCTTCATCAAGATGACCGCGTATGTGGTGTACACCAAGGAAAAGTACGTGCAGATCATGACCGTTGCGGATGTGCTGGATACGGAAACGGGAAGCCAGGTGACCACTAACACGTTCTACTACACCTTCTCGTCCCCTGACACGGTTACCGAAGTGCTGCCCCGCTCATACCATGAAACTATGTGGTACATCCAAGGCCGTCGGAAGTTTGAGGCCAGCATGAGTCCAGTGTAG
- the LOC122619152 gene encoding acyl-coenzyme A thioesterase 9, mitochondrial isoform X1: MSPGLKFIDFSSMPVLLGARSCRRFLRTRMLRKMTIKHYSSNRRSDPPDNQYSTIAEIKEKMMKSFGLEPGYTTEPKSREELLKYQPKFEDLPARSMQDSFSSAIIPLSTDAVLQDKYINFRGFARLGRLLEDMDLFAAWCCHRHLKVPNLPEGVPLPYSIVTVLVDRIDFTSVSPNGTQDIRLSGHVSWVGSSSMEVVVWLEQVVNEEYQKITRALFLMAARNATNTAAAPVNPIQPANEEEKVILAGGADRKKQRQILSAQSVFKVEPNAEEQSLIYQLYKRTTPVEQTGQQRLLPPNCIWMHDSFQMSTIPSFPEHRNQNNTVFGGFLMRSALEISWATAFLYCKTRPKLEHISDVSFHKPVSVNSFIKMTAYVVYTKENYLQIMTVAEVLDAYTGSRVTTNAFHYTFSAPDPVTEVLPRSYHDTMWYINGRRKFKASRG; this comes from the exons ATGAGCCCTGGTCTTAAGTTTATTGACTTCAGTAGTATGCCCGTTTTGCTCGGAGCCCGTAGCTGCCGGAGATTTCTAAGGACCAGGATGCTCAGGAAGATGACAATTAAACATTACAG CTCTAATAGGCGCAGCGACCCACCGGACAATCAATACTCCACCATTGCCGAGA TCAAGGAGAAGATGATGAAGAGCTTCGGCCTAGAGCCTGGGTATACCACGGAGCCGAAGTCCAGGGAGGAACTACTCAAGTACCAGCCCAAGTTTGAGGACTTGCCTGCACGTTCTATGCAGGATTCATTTTCCTCGGCCATCATTCCCTTGAGCACGGATGCAGTGCTGCAGGACAAGTACATCAATTTCAGAGGCTTTGCACGCCTTGGCAGGCTTCTGGAGGACATGGATCTGTTTGCCG CTTGGTGCTGTCACAGGCACCTGAAAGTCCCCAATCTGCCGGAGGGAGTGCCTTTGCCGTACTCCATCGTGACGGTCCTGGTGGACCGAATTGACTTCACTAGTGTCTCCCCCAATGGCACCCAAGACATCCGCCTATCTGGCCATGTCTCCTGGGTGGGAAGCAGCTCCATGGAGGTGGTGGTATGGCTGGAGCAGGTTGTCAATGAAGAGTATCAGAAAATCACGCGAGCTCTGTTTCTAATGGCGGCAAGAAATGCCACCAACACAGCTGCGGCTCCAGTGAATCCCATACAGCCTGCCAATGAGGAGGAGAAGGTCATCCTAGCTGGCGGAGCCGATAGAAAAAAACAACGACAGATACTCAGCGCCCAGTCTGTCTTCAAAGTGGAGCCCAACGCCGAGGAGCAGTCTCTTATATACCAGCTCTACAAACGGACTACTCCCGTCGAGCAAACGGGCCAGCAGCGCCTCCTGCCTCCCAACTGTATTTGGATGCACGACTCCTTCCAGATGAGCACTATTCCCTCATTTCCGGAGCACAGGAATCAAAACAACACTGTATTTGGGGGATTCCTCATGCGCAGTGCCCTGGAGATTAGCTGGGCAACGGCTTTCCTCTACTGCAAGACCCGACCCAAACTGGAGCACATCTCGGACGTCAGTTTCCATAAGCCCGTCAGCGTGAATAGCTTCATCAAGATGACCGCGTACGTGGTGTACACCAAGGAGAACTACTTGCAGATCATGACCGTTGCCGAAGTCCTGGACGCATACACGGGCAGCCGCGTGACCACCAACGCCTTCCACTACACCTTCTCCGCTCCAGATCCGGTCACTGAAGTGCTGCCCCGCTCCTACCACGATACCATGTGGTACATCAATGGTCGCCGCAAGTTCAAGGCCAGCAGGGGTTGA
- the LOC122619152 gene encoding acyl-coenzyme A thioesterase 9, mitochondrial isoform X2 gives MMKSFGLEPGYTTEPKSREELLKYQPKFEDLPARSMQDSFSSAIIPLSTDAVLQDKYINFRGFARLGRLLEDMDLFAAWCCHRHLKVPNLPEGVPLPYSIVTVLVDRIDFTSVSPNGTQDIRLSGHVSWVGSSSMEVVVWLEQVVNEEYQKITRALFLMAARNATNTAAAPVNPIQPANEEEKVILAGGADRKKQRQILSAQSVFKVEPNAEEQSLIYQLYKRTTPVEQTGQQRLLPPNCIWMHDSFQMSTIPSFPEHRNQNNTVFGGFLMRSALEISWATAFLYCKTRPKLEHISDVSFHKPVSVNSFIKMTAYVVYTKENYLQIMTVAEVLDAYTGSRVTTNAFHYTFSAPDPVTEVLPRSYHDTMWYINGRRKFKASRG, from the exons ATGATGAAGAGCTTCGGCCTAGAGCCTGGGTATACCACGGAGCCGAAGTCCAGGGAGGAACTACTCAAGTACCAGCCCAAGTTTGAGGACTTGCCTGCACGTTCTATGCAGGATTCATTTTCCTCGGCCATCATTCCCTTGAGCACGGATGCAGTGCTGCAGGACAAGTACATCAATTTCAGAGGCTTTGCACGCCTTGGCAGGCTTCTGGAGGACATGGATCTGTTTGCCG CTTGGTGCTGTCACAGGCACCTGAAAGTCCCCAATCTGCCGGAGGGAGTGCCTTTGCCGTACTCCATCGTGACGGTCCTGGTGGACCGAATTGACTTCACTAGTGTCTCCCCCAATGGCACCCAAGACATCCGCCTATCTGGCCATGTCTCCTGGGTGGGAAGCAGCTCCATGGAGGTGGTGGTATGGCTGGAGCAGGTTGTCAATGAAGAGTATCAGAAAATCACGCGAGCTCTGTTTCTAATGGCGGCAAGAAATGCCACCAACACAGCTGCGGCTCCAGTGAATCCCATACAGCCTGCCAATGAGGAGGAGAAGGTCATCCTAGCTGGCGGAGCCGATAGAAAAAAACAACGACAGATACTCAGCGCCCAGTCTGTCTTCAAAGTGGAGCCCAACGCCGAGGAGCAGTCTCTTATATACCAGCTCTACAAACGGACTACTCCCGTCGAGCAAACGGGCCAGCAGCGCCTCCTGCCTCCCAACTGTATTTGGATGCACGACTCCTTCCAGATGAGCACTATTCCCTCATTTCCGGAGCACAGGAATCAAAACAACACTGTATTTGGGGGATTCCTCATGCGCAGTGCCCTGGAGATTAGCTGGGCAACGGCTTTCCTCTACTGCAAGACCCGACCCAAACTGGAGCACATCTCGGACGTCAGTTTCCATAAGCCCGTCAGCGTGAATAGCTTCATCAAGATGACCGCGTACGTGGTGTACACCAAGGAGAACTACTTGCAGATCATGACCGTTGCCGAAGTCCTGGACGCATACACGGGCAGCCGCGTGACCACCAACGCCTTCCACTACACCTTCTCCGCTCCAGATCCGGTCACTGAAGTGCTGCCCCGCTCCTACCACGATACCATGTGGTACATCAATGGTCGCCGCAAGTTCAAGGCCAGCAGGGGTTGA